GAGCTGTTAATAACAAAAATCTATGTGCGCATTTGTGTTTGGTTTTTGTTTGATGTGTGAAGTTGATTTCTGAACGTGGTGCTTGTCTGTCTTACTCCGCATTCCAACTACAATGGTGAAAAGAGGTCAGAGAACGAATCAGCAACCCCAAAAGTCCGCCCGAACCCAAAATATGAGCTTTACCTGGGGTCCAACGTTGCCAATGGTTCTGTCTCAGGTGAGAGCGCTTCAGCTAACAGCGGTACCAACAGTAACCTGCTGAGGATCAGTCCAATGATTCGCGGATCCATGGACTCGCTGTCGTCACGGGACTGGGACAGTATGTCAGATAGAGTGAGTTTTCTGCTCTTACACATGACAAGATTCATTTTAGTAATTTCTGTAGGAGTAGCATCACCAAACAGAactacagaaataaaataattttgtctTTTCATCTTTCAGACTGGAGGATTTGAAAGCCCACCGAGGACCGTCTTTAACAGTCCTTATGCAACGTTGTCATTGGACTACAATCCTCCTAACCGAATGTCTGATTTCAGCAGGGTAACTGTCTGAATAATTATCATGAATAATACTGAGAGAGATGTGTGGGAAAGTGCAGTCCAGCTGTAGGTTATGAGGGAAAATGTCTCCCCCTAGTGGATGAAACCTGTACTTCAATATATTGACCTGCCAGTGTCATGATGATGTTGATCTAATGAATAGTTTGATACAAAAACTGCTTAAAAATTGGAAATGTAAActataaatgtaatattaataaCTGGCACGGGACACCTGAGTTTACTTTAATATGTtgcatgtaaattttaatctatcacaaAAAACAACATATTGTTGGAAAGAATGTAGCTTTCATATTTCAAAGCCTTTTATCAGAAtgaataatgcagtgacagtaatttattaatttgtgacaagagtatgcagaaaacattgacacctagtggctgttattggtaaaaccactaaatgTGTAAGACAAacctaccgagcccctaaggtgacattggagtaaaaataatttttaagtttagtttcatgtgggCACGCAATTGTTTCACGTGcacatgcgaaactaaacttttatttaatttttgctccatgtccccttaggggcccTGTACAAACCTCTTTTTTTTGAtagtttattatttttgataataaataatttattttaatttataatattattatcattaattgtgataattttatttataaaatatatattttattacattatttattacaataaatgtaaactgctgtaacttttttttatttaatattttcacctccagacacttctgtgaaaaactttacattttcttctttaaaacaagaccaagattagacttgatgccagagttatattaatttgaaagtGTACATCAACCTTTTCACCCACCAGTTAAGGGGTTAAAACACGTGGATTTAAGGAAGTTGATATCTGTTGTTTGTGAGTTGCACAGTtctgttgaaatgtttttaactgtataacacacacacacacaggaagtGATGTCACCTGCTGCGTCTGATGTGAACCTGTTCAGAAGCGTGAGTCCGATTCAGAGTCCGGTGATGGCTCATCGTTCTCGCATTGGCAACTATGACAGTCTGAGCCGCAGACGAGATGTGCAGGTGTGTGAGtagtttgtgttgtttgtgtaGTGTCAGATATTACAGCTGCTACGTGACTTGTATTAAATGTCATGCATTCTGTCTCGCAGCCTCCTCCAGGTCAGTTTATCGTTCGTAACAATCAGCCGAACAAGCGTGATTTCATCCAGGAGCTGACCAAACAGCTGGAGGACTGTCAGAGGGTCAGTGAACGACACTTTTagacaaacatattttgttgctGCAATTAATTTACTTTATACCTCGGGTCTTTTGAATGCTTTTCTGATTGGTAACCGCACACCTGATCTGTCAAAAGTCTTataataaccaccagagcaatgtctgtggtaaccaatggtataagaggaataattgacttcggtccattgaattatttgaaaatgatgcaCATTACCATCTTGGGTGTGCATTCTTTtgaaataattcaacggccctttgtcaatgtatatatatgtatttttcaatacaacagtatgtgtgttccatAGGATCAAACCTATACACTtgattaatgtttattatattgttcTGTATACTTTTGTTATTGGTAATTTTATATAAGAAACCTGATGTTTGAGTGAAATAATTTCTGTGGTATGTGGTGATTTGACGTCTGACTTGATCACTGACACATCATTAATCTACAGTAcatatgtttgtgttttacagAGAAACCAGTTTCTGGAAGCTGAGAGCATCGAGTTGGATAAAGAGAGAAACCAGATCCGCTTCGAGATGAGAGGTCTGCTGGTGAACAATGAAGATCTCCTGcgaacaaacacacagatgcaGGGCGAGATGAACCGACTGAGAGAGAGAATCGTGGAACTGGAGAGCAACAACAACGTCATGATCGAACGTTTTAAACAGATGGAGGTtcgacacaaacacacactcaatCTATAAAGCTGGAGATCATCTGATCCATAgatcaataataacacagacgtgtgtgtgtgtgtgtgtgtgtgtgtgtgtgtgtgtgtagattgAGCTGAGGGAAGCGCGTGAGGTCATGGTGGAAGCCAACAATCAAGAATACGCCTTCAATTTCCTTCAACAATCCCTCAAGAATAAGATACAGGACACCGaggtgagagagagagtcctgcttcactgcaaaaaattactttcttatttagtatttttgtcttgttttcagtacaaatatctaaaaaaaaatcttaagtcaagatgcattttcttgagcaaaatgaaaataactctagttttttttgacaaaaacataacatttaggtgattttgtgcctacactgcaaaaaattattttcaagaaaaaaatgtcttagtatttttgtcttgatttcagtgaaaatatcaaaaaattcttaaaataagatgctttttcttgatgagcaaaacgacccaagaaaataagtctagtttttagaccaaaaatatcaaatttgcataaaacaagcaaaaaaaatctgccaatgtggtaagcaaaaaatcttgaacatttttttttaaacactaaattcaagaaaaatgtccTTACCCCAATGGCAGAttgttttgattgttttatgcacaaaatcacttaaattggatagttttggtctaaaaactagacttattttcttgggtcgttttgctcatcaagaaaaaacatcttaatttaagaattttttgatatttttactgaaaacaagacaaaaatactaaaaacattttttcttgaaaatatttttttttttgtagtgtaaaAGAGCAAAATAATTGGccaatattttctaaattttttcttgaattaactGTGTAAAAGAAAGAAGTTCAAGACTTTTGtctaccccattggcagatttctgctagttttaagcacaaatttttatattttttgtctaaaaattagacttattttcttatggtaggtcattttgctcaacaagaaaatacatcttgatttctagaattttttttatatttgtactgaaaacaagacaaaaatactaaaagtattttttttaaatgtaaataattataatatcatttaaaagagATGTTTATGTTAGTTTTGTCATCCTATTATCATCTTGGTTACAAGTTATATTAAGGGGCCGTGAATCATAATGATCTAAgacataaatgtatttttgcttCAGCATGAATTTATGCTAAGTTAATAAACTAATATTGAATGAAAAATAACGAGTTAATCATTAACTAATCAAGAGTCATCAATAAGAACATACATGTTTTTTCGTTgttagttaaaggggacatatcatgaaaatctgacttcatgtttaagtgctataattgagtccccagtgcttctgtcaatctagaaaatgtgaaaaggatcaacccagtaacttagttttggtaaactattctctacaagcatgtgaaaatagctcattaaaatttggttcccttgtgatgtcagaaggggatcttataataataataatacagacGCCCCTTAATCTACACTGTCCAACtacagcactgctatttagtgcagagagagaaaataattgacagcacaatggagtttcaatttcaacaaaccatcattatggtgatcagtgtttgcattatcatcaactcatttgcattttaaaaaacagcacaattttgctcacacctacaaagtgtcaattttaacatgttataataaataatctatatggtattttgagctacaaCTTTGCATATGTACTTTTGGGACAACAAGATTTTGCATCTTAGAAAAGTCTTGTAATATACCTTTTGATGTATTATTTAACAATGAATGTTGTACTTAATGATAACTCTTTATTAGTTTATGGTTGGCACATGCATTAACTCAtcattagtttatatttaaGTAAGAATTAATTTAGGTATTAGTTTATAATGATTCATGgacccttattataaagtgttacccattaTCTTTTATATGTTTAAAGTTTGGTCATTATCTGAATGCATACCTGATGTGTGTGTGAAATAGGAAGCTCTGGAGAAACAAACTCAAAATACTCAGATTGTGTCCGAGAAACTCTGGCTGGCTGAACGCAACCTGGAGGAACTTGAAGTGGAGAAAGAAACCAAAGCCAAGAAAGTTTTAGAGCTCAACAACAATGTGTTCAGACTGGAGACTGAGGTACCTGtatacacgcacgcacacactttGATTTCTAATGACAGATTATGAAAACATGTTTTAGATTAAGACGTGCTGGTTTTAATCTGATGTTGTATTGTGTTAGCTGGCAGACGCTCTACAGGAGAGTAATCAGGCCAGAACAGAGCTCAGTCTGCAGCAGAAACTGCGTGCGGATGCGCAGATGCGTGTGGAGGAGCTGGAGGAGAGCTTACTGGAGAAAGATCAGGAGCTCCTGCGTCTCACACAGATCGTCAATCGACTGCAGGGAGAGGTCAGCACAACTCACAttttagcattaatattacacAGAAAAGATTTGCTTTGAATAAACGAAAATGCATTTGCCTACATAGGTGACGTATAAGTTGAGCGATAAGGAGCAGACGCTGGAGGAGGAGATTCAGCTGCGTGAGCGTGCGCAGCTGCAATGCAAACAGGCCGAGAGAACCGTGGAAGATCTGCGCATGGAGCTGCAGACGCTCACTCAGTCTCGAGATGACCTCGCTAAACAACTCAAACTATCCcaggtacacaaacacacacacagttggAGGTTAACACCAGCATGTATAATGTGTAAGAGTCGTGTGTTCTGACCTGACCGTGTTTGTTTCAGGAGAGCATCATTGATCTAGAGAGTGATCTAGAAGAACTGAAGGAGAATGAGCAAAGATGGGCGTCCAAACACAAGAGAGCTCTAGAACAGGTCAGTAAACTACTCCAACCTATCAATAGAGGATCACTTTAAccacattaaatatatatattatgttcAGGACTGTCACGATTAATcatgcaaatgtgcgttttctcaatgaattaattttaatgaattatggtgaaatcccggcacatcctaaagccagggggcgctctcgtgcagaaactccctttgtgacACAAAAGTAGCAGCATTACAATCATCGTAAAAAAAAGAATCAGTGCGGGAGGGGCGAATCATTGTAAAATCAGTGGATCAGTATAAGAGAAGTGAATCATTATGATAAGAGAGAATCTGTGTGGGAGGGGCAAATCAGTATGAGAAGAGTTAATCGTCATAAATCAGTGAATCAGTATTGGAGGAACAAATCATTTTGGAAGGGGCGAACCGGTGTGGGAGGGGTGAATCGTGTGGCTGGGCAAATCATCATAAAATCACTGAATCAGTATAAGAGAAGCTAATTATTATGAGTGAAGCGAATCATTATGACAGCAGCAAATCTGTGTGGGAGGGGCAAATCAGTATGAGAAGAGTAAATCATCATAAAATCAGTGAATCAGTGTAAGAGAAACAAATCATTTTCTGAGGAGCGGATCAGTGTGGGAGGGGCTAATCATCATAAAATCAGTGAATCAGTGTAAGAGAAACAAATCATTTTCTGAGGAGCGGATCAGTGTGGGAGGGGCTAATCATCATAAAATCAGTGAATCTGTATAAGAGGAACAAATCATTTTGAGAGGAGCGAATCACTGTGGGCGGGATGAATCTGTGTGGGAGGGGCGAATCATCATAAAATCAGTAAATCAGTGTAagagaaacaaataattttctGAGGAGCGGATCAGTGTGGGAGGGGCTAATTGGTGTGGGAGGGGCGAATCATCATAAAATCAGTGAATCTgtataagagaaaaaaaataattttgagaGGAGCGAATCAGTGTGGGCGGGATGAAGCTGTGTGGGAGGGGCAAATCATCATAAAATCAGTGAATCAGTATAAGAGGAACAAATCATTTTGAGAGGAGCGAATCAGTGTGGGAGGGGCAAATCATCATAAAATCAGTGAATCAGTATAAGAGGAACAAATAATTTTCTGAGGAGCGGATCAGTGTGGGAGGGGCTAATTGGTGTGGGAGGGGCAAATCATCATAAAATCAGTGAATCAGTATAAGATGATCAAATAATTTTGAGAGGAGCGAATCAATGTGGGCGGGATGAATCTGTGTGGGGTGGGAGGGGCGAATCATCATAAAATCAGTGAATCAGTATTAGTGAATCAATATTGTAGAAAAGTGAATCGGTATGAGAGTCATGATGAAATGTGTTCATGTGTCTTTCAGGCTGAACAGCTGCAGATCAAACTGATTCAGGAGAAAGATGTGATCGACCAGCTGGAGTGTGAGAAGGCCATCCTGGGgagagaggtgtgtgtgtgcgcgtgtgcgtgcgtgtgcgtgtgtgtgtgtttggcttTCAGAAATGTATTGTTGGTCTTTGAGGAGAGTTTCTAATGCTGTTAATGTTTTTAGTTGAGAGATGTGCGTAACCAGATGGAGGAACTTCAGAATAACAGAGTTGAGGTTGATTCAGTCACTCGAGCTGAGAGTAAAGCTAAAGAACTGGAGAACACACTGCGTTTAGAGGAGAGGTGAGACACAAACACCTGTCAGATATTACAACTTCACACTCATCACTACAGGACTTCATCAGCGTTGTGTTTTGTTTCTCAGGAATAAAGTGGTTTTATCAAACACTATCGGTAAACTAGAGAGAAAGATTCACGAGTTGACCGAGCAGATTGAAGAGGAACAGAAGATCTCTACAGAACAGAGGGAATTGGTATAAATCTCATTCACCACTAGAGAGCATCACATCCATCTCTTATCTATCTATTGTcacagaatatttatttattcactaTGCGTAACAAACTGAGTTGGTTTGTTATGTAAGTTTGAATGCTTTGTCTGCACTGTGTGTATGTGAATACACAACCCAAAGAtttcatttgtgtgtgtgtttgtgtagatgACGCAACGCATTCGCTCGCTCAAGAGACAACTGAATGACGCTGAGGAAGAGGCGAGTCGACGAGATGTTcaatacagacacacacagagagaactGAGCGAAGAGAGAGAAGCCAACACAAGACTCCAGAGACAACTACTGGACCAACATCTGCAGATGAAGTcagtaacacacaaacacacacaaacacacacgtacatGCCCACAAGACAGAAGATGTTTATTTGCTCTCATTGTGTCCTGCAGGAGGACCGAGTCCAAACTAACTCTGGAAAAACTCAGACTTCTAAGTGTAGATGAGGAGGATTCGTTTGAATCAGAACCTACAGAGAAGAACCTCACTCAGGTGTGACCCAACAAAACTACTGAAACAAACTGTTAGATGGACCCAAACCAACCCAGACCAAAGGGCCAAAGCAAATCTGAATGTCCATAAGCTACATCAGCCCAGAAAACATCAGAGTCTGGATCTGCGGCTGAGATCTTTATAAAGATTAGAAagaaaatatttcttttttcctttatttttaTCTGCTACCTGACATTGATCTTCTCACCCCAAATCCACTTGGAGCCAAAACCAGATGGCACAAACTGCTTCAGTCCAGGTCTACACGAGAGACCGCATTTAAATCTTCCTGCTTCATATGAACTGATTTCTAGAACAGACTTCTGATGAACATTGTTCTGGAGAAACATCTTCCTCGTAGGAGGATTACAGTTGTTGTTATTAGTCGTgaatttttgtaatgtactacaTGTTCTCTTTATAGGTGAAGGGCATCACTGCCAAATACTCTGATTGATGGGGTCAAAACCATTTTCAAATATTATCTGTGCATATTATTGGTTTCTTTTGTTTACAGTAAGGAAGCTACATTATATATTCTAGATATCTAAGTTAAATGGTTGCTATTCTCTCTTCTGTAGTTTCTGTCACATTATTGTCTTCAGTGTTTACGTAGAAAACATATCAACCATACTTGCATAGGACAAAATCATTTGAATCagtattttgtgttgttttcaacactgtaaagaaaatgcagcatgaacttggttttgcaagttaattcaacctactgttttaagttttggcttgtgataagttgacataacttataaaatcaagttgaaactgtttaacttattaagttaaagtaacataaaatatatgttgatttgacaaaaatgctgcgtatatttttacagtacatctTTTTACCCATTTTTAAGCAAGAGGTAAGAAAATGAATTCAaatggtattttattttatctctCTTTTCTAGTTAATATATTTAAGTgaaaacaacagaaaaatgATTGAGGGTCAGTTTCCTAGAcggggtttagattaatccaggactcaGCTTtcattatattaggacatttaagtagtttttacaaacataccttacaattCACGATAACAACCAGCtaactgtacattatcctgcttattacgCGGCTATTTACCttataagtaaggtaaggaacattaaatatcaattttaaatattttatttgctcatttttccaaCGAGCAATGctctgaaaaaaacaataacggtGTTCATCTTGAGAtcaaacaatggcactgatatgtgttaagatatgtcagtgcgaTATATTTCTAAATGAAGTCAGTTCAAAGATTAAGATAAGCCCTTTTTGGGAAACTGCCCCCGTGAAAATGATTTTGCActactgaaatgttttttttttcaattgtttATTTGATGTATTTTGGGACTTGCAGATGCATCTGACCGTTGAACACTTTAGTGTatttctgtaacatttattaatattgaTGTATTATTTTTGCATGAATGTAAAGATTATAAAGAGGTTAGTGTAGACTCTTGGAGTTTGCAATATCAATGTGGTAATGGTTAACCAAAACAACCTAAAGTGACCTATAGATGTATTTTGACAATCTGAGCTCTTGGTTATCACGCAGTGTATTTGGTGGCACCTAAAAGGCAAGCAAAGCATTTTTATGTACTCATAAATGTGTTTTCTGAGGTTCTAGTGTAGTTTAATTGTACAAAATGGtaataaaatgtgctaaaatatattttgctttGGTTCCTTCAAGCAGAAGTGATCTTCAGTATGTATGTATGAGACCCAAATTACCCACAAGAAGATTCTCATTCTGCTACAACAGATTTATTTTCTG
This sequence is a window from Misgurnus anguillicaudatus chromosome 9, ASM2758022v2, whole genome shotgun sequence. Protein-coding genes within it:
- the LOC129423775 gene encoding uncharacterized protein isoform X1, coding for MPGMTEQENSMGTDSKHTAQISDPNTDTSTGSKTRTAMEDEDGKGTANKKAGKFTRTSLTRSESVKDLIYKFSGTSSARQKTPSGSGGKGQEEEEEVESSMESSSISKHRSKSEDGKRNQNFEESENRTTEQKPHNPDKDKQESKDQKISEDKSQHSKDRTGAVVPAPHSNYNGEKRSENESATPKVRPNPKYELYLGSNVANGSVSGESASANSGTNSNLLRISPMIRGSMDSLSSRDWDSMSDRTGGFESPPRTVFNSPYATLSLDYNPPNRMSDFSREVMSPAASDVNLFRSVSPIQSPVMAHRSRIGNYDSLSRRRDVQPPPGQFIVRNNQPNKRDFIQELTKQLEDCQRRNQFLEAESIELDKERNQIRFEMRGLLVNNEDLLRTNTQMQGEMNRLRERIVELESNNNVMIERFKQMEIELREAREVMVEANNQEYAFNFLQQSLKNKIQDTEEALEKQTQNTQIVSEKLWLAERNLEELEVEKETKAKKVLELNNNVFRLETELADALQESNQARTELSLQQKLRADAQMRVEELEESLLEKDQELLRLTQIVNRLQGEVTYKLSDKEQTLEEEIQLRERAQLQCKQAERTVEDLRMELQTLTQSRDDLAKQLKLSQESIIDLESDLEELKENEQRWASKHKRALEQAEQLQIKLIQEKDVIDQLECEKAILGRELRDVRNQMEELQNNRVEVDSVTRAESKAKELENTLRLEERNKVVLSNTIGKLERKIHELTEQIEEEQKISTEQRELMTQRIRSLKRQLNDAEEEASRRDVQYRHTQRELSEEREANTRLQRQLLDQHLQMKRTESKLTLEKLRLLSVDEEDSFESEPTEKNLTQV
- the LOC129423775 gene encoding uncharacterized protein isoform X2, coding for MPGMTEQENSMHSNYNGEKRSENESATPKVRPNPKYELYLGSNVANGSVSGESASANSGTNSNLLRISPMIRGSMDSLSSRDWDSMSDRTGGFESPPRTVFNSPYATLSLDYNPPNRMSDFSREVMSPAASDVNLFRSVSPIQSPVMAHRSRIGNYDSLSRRRDVQPPPGQFIVRNNQPNKRDFIQELTKQLEDCQRRNQFLEAESIELDKERNQIRFEMRGLLVNNEDLLRTNTQMQGEMNRLRERIVELESNNNVMIERFKQMEIELREAREVMVEANNQEYAFNFLQQSLKNKIQDTEEALEKQTQNTQIVSEKLWLAERNLEELEVEKETKAKKVLELNNNVFRLETELADALQESNQARTELSLQQKLRADAQMRVEELEESLLEKDQELLRLTQIVNRLQGEVTYKLSDKEQTLEEEIQLRERAQLQCKQAERTVEDLRMELQTLTQSRDDLAKQLKLSQESIIDLESDLEELKENEQRWASKHKRALEQAEQLQIKLIQEKDVIDQLECEKAILGRELRDVRNQMEELQNNRVEVDSVTRAESKAKELENTLRLEERNKVVLSNTIGKLERKIHELTEQIEEEQKISTEQRELMTQRIRSLKRQLNDAEEEASRRDVQYRHTQRELSEEREANTRLQRQLLDQHLQMKRTESKLTLEKLRLLSVDEEDSFESEPTEKNLTQV